In Nitrosospira briensis C-128, a genomic segment contains:
- a CDS encoding prephenate dehydrogenase, translated as MTNVVINKLVIIGVGLIGGSFALALRKAELAGHIVGVGRSRENMARALKRGLIDEIAGDLPSALKRADIVFLAVPVGQTGEIMAKISPYLEPDSIVTDAGSTKQDVIAAARSHLTENLQNFVPGHPIAGAEQSGAGAARADLFRSKNVVLTPLEETSSNAVNRVKELWQACGACVSLMSAGQHDKILATVSHLPHLLAFTLMNHVYRAGHGPDGMPRPNDPLHFAGTGFRDFTRIAASSPEMWRDICLGNREALVDQIDAYQRELAALRETLARDDGDALEKAFANAREARQQWLKNTS; from the coding sequence ATGACAAACGTCGTGATCAACAAACTGGTGATTATCGGCGTTGGCCTGATCGGCGGTTCTTTCGCGCTGGCGTTACGCAAGGCAGAGCTGGCCGGGCATATCGTCGGTGTAGGTCGCAGCCGGGAAAACATGGCGCGCGCCCTGAAGCGGGGGTTGATAGACGAGATTGCCGGAGACCTTCCATCGGCGTTGAAGCGTGCGGATATCGTATTCCTTGCCGTACCCGTCGGCCAGACCGGCGAAATCATGGCGAAGATTTCCCCGTACCTTGAACCTGACTCAATAGTGACCGATGCCGGCAGCACCAAGCAGGATGTCATCGCGGCGGCACGCTCTCATCTGACTGAAAACCTGCAAAATTTCGTTCCGGGTCATCCCATTGCCGGAGCGGAACAAAGTGGTGCAGGCGCGGCGCGCGCCGACCTGTTCCGTTCGAAAAACGTGGTATTGACGCCTCTGGAAGAAACCAGCAGCAACGCGGTAAATCGGGTAAAAGAATTATGGCAGGCTTGTGGCGCATGCGTCTCTCTGATGAGTGCCGGCCAGCACGACAAGATTCTTGCCACGGTAAGCCACCTTCCCCATTTGTTGGCATTCACGCTGATGAATCATGTCTACCGCGCTGGTCATGGGCCGGATGGTATGCCGCGCCCAAATGATCCGCTACACTTTGCCGGCACCGGATTTCGCGATTTTACCCGCATTGCCGCGAGTTCCCCCGAGATGTGGCGCGATATATGCCTCGGCAATCGCGAAGCCCTGGTCGATCAAATCGACGCTTATCAGCGTGAACTGGCTGCCCTACGCGAAACGCTGGCGCGCGACGATGGTGACGCACTCGAAAAAGCTTTCGCCAATGCACGTGAAGCGCGGCAACAATGGCTGAAAAACACGTCCTGA
- the aroF gene encoding 3-deoxy-7-phosphoheptulonate synthase, whose translation MIIVMNSGASAEQIDTVVTKIQSFGLDANISRGTERTVIGAIGDERKLTPEMFDSLSGVEFSMHILKQYKIVSRESHKHDSIINVGGVSIGGNQVQVIGGPCSVETQEQMDLAAQQVSAAGCKLMRGGAFKPRTSPYTFQGNGEEGLKMFRKAADKHNLGIVTELMDARMLDTFLKYDVDVIQIGTRSMQNFELLKEVGRVNKPVILKRGMSATVSEWLMAAEYIAAGGNHNIIFCERGIRTFETAYRNVMDVTCIPVLKKETHLPVIVDPSHAGGKTWMVPALARAAIAAGADGLLVEMHPNPCEAWCDADQALNPQEFHALMGSLKGIAEVIGRSL comes from the coding sequence TTGATCATCGTTATGAATAGCGGCGCGAGCGCCGAGCAGATTGACACAGTGGTAACCAAGATTCAAAGCTTCGGCCTTGACGCGAATATTTCCCGCGGCACTGAACGTACGGTTATCGGCGCCATCGGCGACGAACGCAAACTCACCCCGGAAATGTTCGATTCCTTGAGCGGTGTCGAATTTTCAATGCATATCCTCAAGCAGTACAAGATCGTTTCGCGCGAATCGCACAAGCACGATTCGATAATAAACGTAGGTGGGGTGTCAATTGGCGGCAACCAGGTGCAGGTGATCGGGGGCCCGTGTTCAGTGGAAACACAGGAGCAAATGGATCTGGCGGCGCAACAAGTTTCGGCGGCGGGTTGCAAACTGATGCGTGGCGGCGCATTCAAGCCGCGCACCAGTCCGTATACGTTTCAGGGAAATGGTGAAGAAGGTCTGAAAATGTTCCGCAAGGCTGCGGATAAGCACAACCTGGGCATCGTTACCGAGCTGATGGATGCACGCATGCTCGACACCTTTCTCAAGTATGACGTGGATGTGATCCAGATCGGTACCCGCAGTATGCAAAATTTCGAGCTTCTGAAAGAAGTGGGGCGCGTCAATAAGCCGGTGATACTCAAGCGCGGGATGTCCGCGACTGTCTCCGAATGGCTGATGGCCGCTGAATACATTGCCGCCGGCGGCAACCACAACATCATTTTTTGCGAGCGCGGCATACGCACTTTTGAAACAGCCTACCGTAATGTAATGGATGTAACCTGCATCCCGGTACTGAAAAAAGAAACCCATTTGCCTGTGATCGTCGATCCTTCTCACGCCGGGGGCAAAACCTGGATGGTGCCCGCACTTGCACGCGCGGCCATCGCTGCGGGGGCTGACGGCTTATTGGTGGAAATGCACCCCAATCCATGCGAAGCCTGGTGTGATGCCGATCAGGCGTTGAATCCGCAGGAATTCCATGCCCTCATGGGCTCACTGAAAGGAATTGCGGAAGTAATCGGACGAAGTTTATAG
- the hisC gene encoding histidinol-phosphate transaminase: MNVCDLAPEYIRAISPYQPGKPISELAREMGMDERAIIKLASNENPLGTSPLAREAMRKALDEVSLYPDGSGFELKAALSQRYGVTSDQIVLGNGSNDVLELAARVFMKPGASAVYSQHAFAVYPLVTQAAGASGISIRARNYGHDLDAMLDAVMPETRMVFIANPNNPTGTLLAAPDVLRFLERVSSDVLVVLDEAYNEYLPNPLKADSIEWLKRFPNLLITRTFSKAYGMAGARVGFGLAHPDVSGLMNRVRQPFNVNSIGLAGAAAALEDVEFVKRSYALNQAGMLQITTGLRQLGIEYIPSYGNFLSFRVRGNIKAVNESLLKQGVIVRPIGIYEMPEHLRVTVGLESENQRFLKSLEMALDAAQDVIPEATSAMPPKTTREAVPAIETGGSA; encoded by the coding sequence ATGAATGTCTGTGATTTGGCTCCTGAATATATTCGTGCCATCAGTCCCTATCAACCTGGCAAACCCATCTCGGAACTGGCGCGAGAGATGGGTATGGATGAGCGTGCCATCATCAAGCTTGCATCCAATGAAAATCCGTTGGGGACAAGTCCGCTGGCGCGGGAAGCGATGCGCAAGGCGCTGGATGAAGTATCGCTTTATCCGGATGGAAGCGGCTTCGAGTTAAAAGCAGCGTTATCCCAGCGTTATGGCGTAACCAGCGATCAGATTGTGTTGGGTAACGGTTCCAATGATGTTCTGGAGCTGGCGGCCCGGGTATTCATGAAGCCGGGCGCTTCAGCGGTATATTCGCAACATGCCTTTGCTGTCTACCCGCTGGTGACGCAGGCGGCAGGCGCAAGCGGCATCTCGATTCGAGCCAGAAATTATGGTCATGACCTCGATGCCATGCTGGATGCGGTCATGCCTGAAACCCGCATGGTGTTTATTGCCAATCCTAACAATCCCACCGGCACGCTACTGGCTGCGCCTGACGTATTGCGTTTTCTGGAACGGGTATCATCAGATGTGCTGGTAGTCCTTGATGAGGCTTATAACGAATATTTGCCGAATCCCCTCAAGGCTGACAGCATCGAATGGCTGAAGCGTTTCCCCAATCTGCTGATCACCCGCACTTTTTCCAAGGCTTACGGCATGGCGGGTGCACGCGTAGGCTTCGGGCTGGCGCATCCTGATGTCAGCGGGCTGATGAATCGGGTACGCCAACCGTTCAACGTGAATAGCATTGGCCTCGCCGGCGCAGCAGCCGCGCTGGAAGATGTGGAATTCGTGAAACGCTCTTACGCCCTCAACCAGGCAGGAATGCTCCAGATCACCACCGGACTGCGGCAGCTCGGCATCGAATACATCCCGTCCTACGGTAATTTTTTGAGTTTCCGGGTGCGGGGAAATATCAAAGCGGTAAATGAAAGCCTCCTGAAACAGGGCGTCATCGTACGCCCCATTGGTATTTATGAAATGCCGGAGCATCTTCGTGTCACTGTTGGACTGGAATCAGAAAATCAGAGATTTTTGAAATCCCTTGAGATGGCACTTGACGCAGCCCAAGACGTGATTCCCGAAGCCACGTCTGCAATGCCCCCAAAAACGACCCGCGAGGCAGTCCCTGCAATAGAAACCGGAGGATCAGCTTGA
- the pheA gene encoding prephenate dehydratase, whose translation MTGQLKQLRDKIDAIDSKLLKLMSDRAGLAREIGQIKNGTAYRPEREAQVLARLCELNPGPLDNEHIVRLFTEIMSLCRSMEEPLTVAYLGPQGTFSEEAALKRFGGVVTTLACTSIDDVFRKVESGAAGYGVVPVENSTEGAVGRSLDLLLQTPLKVCGEIALPIHQLLLARHVDLARITKIYSHPQSFSQCHEWLNTNLPHLTGQARINAASNADAARLAAEDENAAAVAGRKAGEVFGLTVCAENIEDDPNNTTRFLVIGAQEVAPSGKDKTSLVMSARNLPGAIHGLLAPLADHGVSMSRLESRPSRAGLWEYVFFVDIEGHQQDTKVAKALQELREKAAFLKVLGSYPAL comes from the coding sequence ATGACCGGTCAACTCAAACAGCTGCGCGATAAGATAGACGCGATTGACAGCAAGTTGCTCAAGCTAATGAGCGACCGCGCTGGTCTCGCACGAGAGATCGGACAGATCAAGAACGGCACGGCATATCGCCCCGAGCGGGAAGCCCAGGTGTTGGCCCGGTTATGCGAGCTAAATCCCGGACCGCTGGACAACGAACATATTGTGCGATTATTTACGGAAATCATGTCACTGTGCCGATCCATGGAAGAACCTTTGACGGTAGCATATTTGGGTCCCCAAGGAACCTTTTCGGAAGAGGCCGCGCTAAAGCGCTTCGGTGGCGTGGTAACGACTCTGGCCTGCACCTCGATAGATGATGTATTTCGAAAGGTGGAATCGGGTGCAGCCGGTTATGGGGTCGTGCCGGTGGAGAATTCCACCGAAGGTGCAGTGGGCAGGTCGCTGGACTTGCTGCTGCAAACCCCGTTAAAAGTATGCGGTGAAATTGCGTTGCCTATACATCAGCTTCTGCTTGCGCGGCACGTTGATCTCGCACGCATCACAAAAATTTACTCTCATCCTCAATCATTCTCTCAATGTCATGAATGGCTTAACACTAACCTGCCCCATTTGACCGGGCAAGCGCGGATCAATGCGGCGAGCAATGCAGATGCGGCGAGACTGGCCGCAGAGGATGAAAATGCAGCAGCGGTAGCCGGGAGAAAAGCGGGAGAGGTATTCGGGCTCACGGTCTGTGCTGAAAATATCGAGGACGATCCTAATAACACCACGCGTTTTCTCGTAATCGGCGCACAGGAAGTAGCGCCCTCGGGCAAGGACAAAACCTCACTGGTCATGTCCGCCCGGAATCTTCCGGGCGCGATACATGGATTGCTGGCCCCGCTGGCGGATCACGGAGTCAGCATGAGCCGCCTGGAGTCGCGGCCGTCTCGCGCGGGTTTATGGGAGTATGTATTTTTTGTGGATATCGAAGGTCATCAGCAAGATACAAAAGTCGCGAAAGCACTACAGGAATTGCGGGAGAAGGCGGCCTTCCTGAAGGTACTCGGCTCCTATCCGGCACTGTAA
- a CDS encoding 3-phosphoglycerate dehydrogenase family protein, translating to MPERAHKIFRILTLNQISPLGLKLFDTHHYTIGDDITEPDAILVRSHNMLQMDIAPSVKAIGRAGAGTNNVPVKDMNLRGVPVFNAPGANANAVKELVLAGLLMASRNLVPAIRFAEDLQGDNATLHKLAEAGKKQFAGIELPGRTLGIVGLGAVGRLVADAALRLGMKVMGYDPNITVDAAWNLSADVKRAESMEDLLRNSEFVTLHVPLLDATRHLINHKLVSNMKAGTILLNFSRDGIVDESAVLEGIDSGKIKYYVCDFPSQLLRHRTTVITLPHLGASTMEAEENCAVMVVNQIVDYLENGNITNAVNFPNITMERGSPFRLAVANSNVPNMLGQISTGMAKAGLNILNMGNKSRGEMAYTLVDVDRPVPQETIDEIAAIRGVLMVRYVPILAK from the coding sequence ATGCCTGAACGCGCACATAAAATCTTTCGGATACTTACGCTCAACCAGATTTCACCGCTGGGCCTGAAGCTGTTTGACACGCATCATTACACCATCGGGGACGATATAACCGAGCCGGATGCAATCCTGGTGCGTTCACACAACATGCTGCAAATGGATATCGCACCCAGCGTAAAAGCGATAGGCCGCGCAGGTGCGGGCACCAACAACGTTCCGGTGAAAGACATGAACCTTCGTGGTGTGCCAGTCTTTAACGCACCCGGTGCAAACGCCAATGCGGTGAAAGAACTGGTGCTTGCCGGCTTGCTGATGGCGTCACGCAACCTAGTCCCGGCGATTCGCTTTGCCGAGGATTTGCAAGGCGATAATGCGACGCTGCACAAACTGGCGGAGGCCGGCAAGAAGCAATTCGCGGGAATTGAATTGCCGGGACGCACGCTCGGGATCGTAGGCCTGGGTGCGGTAGGACGTCTGGTAGCGGATGCGGCGCTCCGGCTTGGCATGAAAGTGATGGGTTACGACCCGAATATAACGGTGGACGCAGCCTGGAATCTATCAGCCGATGTCAAACGCGCCGAGAGCATGGAAGATCTGCTGCGCAATAGTGAATTTGTGACGCTGCATGTGCCCCTGCTGGACGCCACACGGCACCTGATCAATCACAAGCTCGTGTCGAATATGAAAGCCGGCACGATTCTGCTCAACTTCTCCCGCGATGGTATCGTCGACGAGAGTGCGGTACTCGAAGGAATCGACTCGGGCAAAATAAAATATTATGTTTGCGATTTTCCCAGCCAGTTACTGCGGCACCGGACCACTGTGATCACGCTGCCGCATCTGGGCGCATCGACGATGGAAGCAGAGGAGAATTGCGCGGTAATGGTAGTGAACCAGATAGTTGATTATCTTGAAAACGGAAACATTACCAACGCAGTCAATTTCCCCAACATAACAATGGAACGCGGATCTCCTTTCCGCCTGGCGGTAGCAAATTCCAACGTGCCCAACATGCTGGGGCAGATTTCCACCGGTATGGCCAAAGCAGGCCTTAACATTCTTAACATGGGCAATAAATCCCGCGGCGAGATGGCCTACACGCTAGTTGACGTCGACAGGCCCGTACCGCAAGAAACAATAGACGAGATTGCGGCGATTCGTGGCGTATTAATGGTGCGCTACGTGCCGATACTGGCTAAATAA